One part of the Oceanihabitans sp. IOP_32 genome encodes these proteins:
- a CDS encoding AMP-binding protein — protein sequence MNFIDKLKHAFKSNPSQPALCIDEVFYTYQELSDAIYKIRIHIQNTIPFEENLIGLVANNDLETYASIFALWFENKAYIPVNPFAPLERNLKIFNQTEVNTVFDSCTNSGFNTYFNVFCASKQHLIDSEINLANTVFSENAIAYILFTSGSTGTPKGIPIRFKNVNALLNAFDKEPAYQLNNTDKCLMMYDLTFDASLTAFLPAFLAGACLYTVPGDSIKYFSIFKLLNTYELTVLKMVPTIINYLRPYFAEINAPSVRYCIFGGGKLHENIVKEWLKCIPNSTLYNHYGPTECTVCSSYYTYKTNGNNQTYNGVLPIGKPLNGIDFMLLNDANQKVKVGAHGELCLSGDQLTTGYWKNEALNALAFFEMNNKRYYRTGDICYLNEEGDLMYVERKDFQVKIRGFRVELGEIEYHIQNKIKNHISVIDIDNNNGTNEIALIIEGETIDTNDLFNYLKTKLPNYMIPTKTFFLPKLPLNDNGKLDRKKLKTLIE from the coding sequence ATGAATTTTATAGACAAACTTAAACACGCCTTTAAAAGTAATCCTTCCCAACCTGCTCTTTGTATTGATGAGGTATTTTATACCTATCAAGAATTATCGGATGCGATTTATAAAATTCGGATTCATATTCAAAACACTATACCTTTTGAAGAAAACTTAATCGGTTTAGTTGCGAATAATGATTTAGAAACTTATGCCTCTATTTTTGCATTATGGTTTGAGAATAAAGCTTATATCCCCGTAAATCCGTTTGCGCCTTTAGAGAGAAATTTGAAGATTTTTAATCAAACTGAAGTTAATACCGTTTTCGATTCCTGCACTAACTCTGGTTTTAATACTTATTTTAATGTTTTTTGTGCATCGAAACAGCACTTAATAGATTCTGAAATAAACTTGGCAAACACCGTTTTTTCTGAAAATGCTATCGCTTATATTTTGTTTACTAGCGGAAGCACGGGCACACCCAAAGGCATCCCAATACGTTTTAAAAATGTAAATGCCCTTTTAAACGCATTCGACAAAGAACCAGCATACCAATTAAATAACACTGATAAATGCCTAATGATGTACGACCTCACTTTCGATGCCTCTTTAACTGCTTTTTTACCCGCATTTTTAGCAGGAGCTTGTTTGTATACTGTACCTGGCGACTCTATAAAGTACTTCTCTATTTTTAAATTATTAAACACATACGAATTAACGGTCTTAAAAATGGTGCCTACCATAATAAACTACCTTCGTCCTTATTTCGCAGAAATAAATGCACCAAGCGTTAGGTACTGTATATTTGGAGGTGGTAAATTACATGAAAATATTGTAAAAGAATGGCTTAAATGCATTCCAAATAGCACGCTGTACAACCATTATGGGCCTACAGAGTGCACAGTTTGCAGCAGCTATTACACTTATAAAACTAACGGCAACAATCAAACTTACAATGGTGTATTACCTATTGGTAAACCTTTAAACGGCATTGATTTTATGCTTTTAAATGATGCCAACCAAAAAGTAAAGGTTGGTGCTCACGGTGAATTATGCTTATCTGGCGACCAGCTTACCACGGGGTATTGGAAAAACGAAGCCCTCAATGCGTTAGCTTTTTTTGAAATGAATAATAAAAGATATTATAGAACAGGAGATATCTGTTACCTTAACGAGGAAGGCGATCTTATGTATGTTGAAAGAAAAGATTTTCAGGTGAAAATTAGAGGTTTTAGAGTCGAACTTGGTGAAATAGAATATCATATTCAAAATAAAATTAAAAATCATATTAGTGTCATAGACATTGATAATAACAACGGAACAAATGAAATTGCACTAATTATTGAAGGCGAAACTATAGACACCAATGATTTGTTTAATTATTTAAAAACAAAACTTCCCAATTATATGATTCCAACTAAAACGTTTTTCTTACCAAAACTTCCACTTAACGACAATGGTAAGCTTGATAGAAAAAAACTAAAAACACTAATAGAATAA
- a CDS encoding acyl carrier protein yields MTKEAILKKVTQSFVKILEHHNFVLEESTTASDVDGWESITHMLIITDIETVFGIKFKLMELMNMNNVGDLINCISTKLEP; encoded by the coding sequence ATGACAAAAGAAGCCATTTTAAAAAAAGTTACCCAATCTTTCGTAAAAATACTAGAACACCATAATTTTGTATTAGAAGAATCTACCACAGCTAGCGATGTAGATGGATGGGAATCTATTACCCACATGTTAATTATAACCGATATTGAGACCGTTTTTGGAATTAAATTCAAACTCATGGAATTAATGAATATGAATAATGTAGGAGATTTAATTAACTGTATTTCTACCAAATTAGAACCTTAG
- a CDS encoding formyltransferase family protein codes for MKHSKNIVFLGSRFHVLEQLLDRVSLDCITIYALEQTVLTKILDQKGIAHHTFTMKDKDIVLKKLIKSNFDILISNGCPIIFPVHKFKKEQILINVHPTYLPYLQGKTPLNGVFYDDYNFYGATAHYIDDGIDTGAIIFQKKETLTPDIDLGLLYHLAMKLEGIVFKEAWKILLAKNFTYVGRKQSGNSTYFNRTEGMQKLDFTNCNTNQILKCIKSFGIGSQGSFATFDNVNYKIFTAEKIVHQPLLDTYCKEPSGKIVLNYDDKFLVKTNDGLIKITRYTKS; via the coding sequence ATGAAGCATAGTAAAAATATTGTTTTTTTAGGTTCTAGATTTCATGTTTTAGAACAACTTTTAGATAGGGTTTCTCTTGATTGTATTACCATTTACGCCCTAGAACAAACTGTTTTAACTAAAATACTTGATCAAAAGGGCATAGCTCACCATACTTTTACTATGAAAGATAAGGATATTGTTTTAAAAAAATTAATAAAATCAAATTTCGATATTCTCATTTCAAATGGTTGTCCAATTATTTTTCCTGTTCATAAATTCAAAAAAGAGCAAATTTTAATCAATGTACACCCAACATATCTTCCTTATTTACAGGGTAAAACACCTTTAAATGGAGTTTTTTATGACGATTATAATTTTTACGGAGCTACGGCACATTATATAGACGATGGTATTGATACTGGAGCTATTATTTTTCAGAAAAAAGAAACTTTAACACCAGATATTGATTTAGGTCTGTTGTATCATCTAGCAATGAAACTAGAGGGTATTGTTTTTAAAGAAGCATGGAAAATACTTCTAGCCAAAAATTTTACTTATGTTGGTAGAAAACAAAGTGGTAATTCAACATATTTTAACCGTACTGAAGGCATGCAAAAGCTCGATTTTACAAACTGTAATACTAACCAGATACTAAAGTGTATTAAAAGCTTTGGTATTGGTTCTCAGGGTAGTTTTGCTACGTTTGATAATGTAAATTATAAAATATTTACTGCCGAAAAAATCGTGCACCAACCGCTGTTAGACACATATTGCAAAGAACCTTCGGGGAAAATTGTTTTAAATTACGACGATAAATTTTTGGTAAAAACTAATGATGGTTTAATAAAAATTACACGTTATACAAAAAGCTAA
- a CDS encoding sugar transferase, with protein MYKTIFKRIIDIILSAIGLVLLAPAFVSIYICLMFYNNAKPLFFQRRPGKNEKIFKIMKFKTMTDKKDANGELLPDAMRTTRFGSFLRKTSLDEIPQLINVLIGDMSLIGPRPLRVRYLPYYTKEEKIRHTVKPGITGLAQVSGRNAIGWDEKLQKDIEYVNNLSFTLDASIFFKTLLKVIKSNDIEISETTLNFDELRKLKQNKK; from the coding sequence ATGTACAAAACCATTTTTAAAAGAATCATAGATATCATATTGTCTGCCATAGGTCTAGTACTACTTGCACCAGCATTCGTTAGTATTTATATCTGTTTGATGTTTTACAATAATGCTAAGCCATTATTTTTTCAGCGTCGACCAGGAAAAAATGAAAAGATCTTCAAAATTATGAAGTTTAAAACTATGACAGACAAAAAAGACGCTAATGGAGAGTTGTTACCCGATGCCATGCGAACAACTCGCTTTGGATCTTTTTTAAGAAAAACATCTTTAGATGAAATACCTCAATTAATAAACGTGTTAATTGGAGATATGAGTTTAATTGGTCCAAGACCTTTACGTGTGCGCTATCTGCCCTACTATACCAAAGAAGAAAAAATTAGGCATACCGTAAAACCAGGAATTACTGGTTTGGCACAGGTTTCGGGCAGAAATGCTATTGGCTGGGATGAAAAACTTCAAAAAGATATTGAATATGTAAACAATTTGTCTTTTACATTAGATGCCAGTATTTTTTTTAAAACTTTATTGAAAGTTATAAAATCTAATGATATTGAAATAAGTGAAACGACCTTAAATTTTGATGAACTGAGAAAACTTAAACAAAATAAAAAATAG
- a CDS encoding GNAT family N-acetyltransferase, with translation MELVVHKIQNEYDFNVYKDTVNGFEVVNPFFMFLTPEKNESTYDGLRYFTLKVEDKVLILMPFVLREIPYKLRNTIYYDVISPYGYSGPLFNKDMSRGYLLKFWELIDSWYKENNVVSEFIRFSLNNNCQFYSGTLIPTLSNVRGRLLDYEQQWASLKQKVRNNYRKAVNNNLKSHIVYNNVKDEDIERFYDIYISTMRRVNANTDYFYSLCYFKNIVRLCEGKIIFAFVYKDGIAISTELILTSNNTLYSYLGGTIMDYFSLRPNDFLKVEVMKWARLQHFKYYVLGGGREDFDNLYKYKKSFFPNDDDLVFYTGRKIINKAVYNELDKITNDEIGLDDGGLEKKGRKIGFFPAYRKNTYRAITREN, from the coding sequence ATGGAGTTAGTAGTACATAAAATACAAAATGAATACGATTTTAATGTGTATAAAGACACTGTAAATGGCTTCGAGGTTGTCAATCCTTTTTTCATGTTTTTAACTCCCGAAAAAAATGAATCTACATACGATGGCTTAAGGTATTTTACACTAAAAGTTGAGGATAAGGTTTTAATATTAATGCCTTTTGTTTTAAGGGAAATTCCATATAAGCTTCGAAACACGATTTATTACGATGTTATCTCTCCGTATGGTTATAGCGGGCCATTGTTTAACAAAGACATGTCGCGCGGGTATCTTTTAAAATTTTGGGAATTAATAGATTCTTGGTATAAAGAAAACAATGTGGTTTCAGAGTTTATAAGATTTAGTCTCAACAATAATTGTCAGTTTTATTCTGGAACATTAATACCAACACTGTCTAATGTAAGAGGCCGTTTATTAGATTATGAGCAACAGTGGGCTTCTTTAAAGCAAAAAGTTAGAAATAATTATAGAAAAGCGGTTAATAATAATTTAAAAAGTCATATTGTCTATAATAATGTTAAAGATGAAGATATCGAGAGATTTTACGACATCTATATAAGTACAATGAGACGTGTAAACGCGAACACCGATTATTTTTATTCTTTATGTTATTTTAAAAATATTGTGCGTTTATGTGAAGGTAAAATTATTTTTGCTTTTGTGTATAAAGATGGTATTGCCATTTCTACAGAACTTATTTTAACTTCTAATAATACTTTATATTCATATTTAGGAGGTACTATAATGGATTATTTTAGCTTAAGACCTAACGATTTTTTGAAAGTAGAGGTTATGAAATGGGCGCGATTGCAGCATTTTAAATACTACGTTCTTGGTGGTGGAAGAGAAGATTTCGATAATTTATACAAATACAAAAAATCCTTCTTCCCAAATGATGATGATCTTGTGTTTTATACCGGCAGAAAAATTATAAATAAAGCGGTTTACAACGAGTTAGATAAAATAACTAATGATGAGATCGGGTTAGATGACGGTGGTTTAGAAAAAAAAGGCCGTAAAATTGGTTTTTTTCCAGCTTATCGTAAAAACACGTATAGAGCTATTACCCGAGAAAACTAA
- a CDS encoding HAD family hydrolase: protein MIIKTDLIIVFDLDDTLYKEIDFLKSAFKDIADFLSKKTNKTAKLILAEMILAYQEKKNVFETVIFKNNIQGVVVNDLIKRYRNHKPNIYLTDSNKMLLDNIKQSVYKTGLITDGRCIQQQHKIEALGLNDYFDDIVISEAFGSEKPNINNFKYFVEKYGSHYKYVYVGDNTSKDFEAPNKLGWTSICLLDNGVNIHPQSFNTLPYKKPTFKIRSLTEIRDLLF, encoded by the coding sequence ATGATTATAAAGACTGATTTAATTATAGTATTTGATCTGGACGATACACTGTATAAAGAAATAGATTTTTTAAAATCTGCTTTTAAAGATATTGCTGATTTTCTTTCGAAGAAAACAAATAAAACAGCGAAGTTAATTTTGGCTGAAATGATTTTGGCCTATCAAGAGAAAAAAAATGTTTTTGAAACCGTAATCTTTAAAAATAATATACAAGGCGTTGTTGTTAACGATTTGATTAAAAGATATAGAAATCATAAACCAAATATATATTTAACCGATTCTAATAAAATGCTATTAGATAATATAAAACAAAGCGTGTATAAAACTGGATTGATTACCGACGGCAGATGCATTCAGCAACAACATAAAATTGAAGCTTTGGGTTTAAACGATTATTTTGATGATATCGTGATTTCTGAAGCATTCGGATCTGAGAAACCAAACATAAATAATTTTAAATATTTTGTTGAGAAATATGGGAGTCATTACAAATATGTATATGTAGGAGATAATACGAGCAAAGATTTTGAAGCACCTAATAAATTGGGGTGGACAAGTATTTGTTTATTGGATAACGGGGTTAATATTCATCCACAGTCCTTCAATACGCTTCCCTACAAGAAACCCACATTTAAAATAAGGAGTTTAACCGAAATAAGAGATTTATTATTTTAA
- a CDS encoding ATP-grasp domain-containing protein: MNILITSAGRRVSLVKAFQKELKKMVPEGKVMTTDFNTGLSAACHVSDLAFQLPLVSHQSYLKELLEICKNNNIKVLIPTIDTELLLLAENKKKFIKNGIFPVVSSTAFISICRDKRKMNAFFVEHNINVAKEYSKYNYKLPLFIKPYNGSRSVDNFIIKNQEDLTEYHFTNKNLMFLEYLDHDKYEEYTCDLYYDKKSNLKSVIPRKRIEVRDGEVNKGVTKKNILVDFIKQHLYHIDGALGCLTAQFFKHIETNEIYGIEINARFGGGYPLTYLAGANFPQWIIKEYFFNEAIEFYDDWKSNLLMLRYDNEILVDDYKD, translated from the coding sequence ATGAATATCTTAATAACCTCTGCTGGAAGGCGCGTTTCTTTAGTTAAAGCCTTTCAAAAAGAACTAAAAAAAATGGTGCCAGAAGGAAAGGTTATGACAACAGATTTTAACACTGGCCTTTCTGCAGCTTGCCATGTTTCCGACCTGGCGTTCCAACTTCCTTTAGTGAGTCACCAAAGCTATTTAAAGGAATTATTGGAAATATGTAAGAATAATAACATAAAAGTTTTAATTCCCACCATCGATACAGAACTTCTGCTTTTAGCTGAAAATAAAAAAAAATTCATAAAAAACGGTATTTTTCCAGTAGTTTCCTCAACGGCATTCATCAGCATTTGCAGAGACAAAAGAAAGATGAATGCTTTTTTTGTTGAACACAACATTAATGTTGCAAAAGAATATTCAAAATATAATTATAAGTTGCCGCTATTTATAAAACCCTATAATGGCAGTAGAAGTGTGGATAATTTTATAATTAAAAATCAAGAAGACCTAACAGAATACCACTTTACCAATAAAAACTTAATGTTTTTAGAATATTTAGATCACGATAAATACGAGGAGTATACTTGCGATCTTTACTACGACAAAAAGAGTAATTTAAAGTCGGTAATTCCCAGAAAACGTATAGAAGTAAGAGATGGAGAAGTTAATAAAGGTGTTACTAAAAAAAATATTTTAGTAGATTTTATTAAACAACACTTATATCATATTGATGGAGCCCTTGGCTGTTTAACGGCTCAGTTTTTTAAGCATATTGAAACGAATGAAATTTACGGTATTGAGATAAATGCGAGATTTGGAGGGGGGTATCCTTTAACTTATCTGGCGGGTGCAAATTTTCCACAGTGGATTATTAAAGAATATTTTTTTAATGAAGCCATTGAATTTTACGACGATTGGAAATCAAATTTATTAATGCTGAGATATGATAATGAAATATTAGTTGATGATTATAAAGACTGA
- a CDS encoding Lrp/AsnC family transcriptional regulator: MGKIKLDEIDHQILDMLIDNTRIPFTDIAKKLLISAGTVHVRVKKMEESGIIRGSSLNLDYKKLGYSFIAYVGVFLKNTSQTKFVLERINEIPFVTVAHITTGKFNIFCKIRARSTEHAKEVIFMLDDIEGVYRTETMISLEESLNDKKRLMHSIFNEL; the protein is encoded by the coding sequence ATGGGGAAAATTAAATTAGACGAAATTGATCATCAAATTCTTGATATGTTAATCGACAACACAAGAATTCCTTTTACAGACATTGCCAAAAAATTATTAATTTCAGCGGGGACCGTTCACGTGCGTGTAAAAAAAATGGAGGAATCTGGTATTATTAGAGGCTCTTCCTTAAATTTAGATTACAAAAAATTGGGGTATTCATTTATAGCTTACGTTGGAGTATTTTTAAAAAACACATCCCAAACTAAGTTTGTTTTAGAACGTATTAACGAAATTCCTTTTGTTACCGTAGCGCACATTACAACGGGGAAGTTTAATATCTTTTGCAAAATTAGAGCAAGAAGTACCGAGCATGCAAAAGAAGTAATTTTTATGCTGGATGATATCGAGGGAGTTTACAGAACTGAAACGATGATCTCACTTGAAGAGAGTTTAAATGATAAAAAACGATTAATGCACTCTATTTTTAATGAGTTATAA
- a CDS encoding M14 metallopeptidase family protein encodes MNIEHIKALFLKHREKRLSDRYITHHHIEPLIKSRHKEWRADIKGTSVLGNPIHVIKIGTGNKKVLMWSQMHGNESTTTKALFDLLNTLSSTETQIAHILESCTLYIIPILNPDGALVYTRLNANQVDLNRDAQNLSQPESVILRSVFNNFKPHFCYNLHGQRTIFGAGNTGRSATVSFLSPAQDKSCKLTANRKMAMEVIAVMNTKLQKLIPNQVGVYDDAFNLNCVGDMFQSENVPTILFEAGHYKRDYSRDKTREFIYIALLESLDYIAKNEVNGSSYEGYLGIPENEKCFFDVIIRNVKTTEQTTQDIAFMYQEKLINNKIEFIPTVEKIDDLTNYFAHKELDANYMSVTDEHGNGLKVFNANDFVVINNNKIALF; translated from the coding sequence ATGAACATCGAGCATATTAAAGCACTGTTTTTAAAACATAGAGAAAAACGATTAAGCGATCGCTATATAACGCATCATCATATTGAGCCTTTAATTAAATCACGACATAAAGAATGGCGTGCAGATATTAAAGGCACTTCTGTATTGGGCAATCCTATTCATGTCATTAAAATTGGTACTGGAAATAAAAAAGTTTTAATGTGGTCGCAAATGCACGGTAATGAATCGACAACCACAAAAGCGCTTTTTGATCTTTTAAATACGCTTTCAAGTACAGAAACTCAAATAGCTCATATTTTAGAGTCTTGTACCTTATACATTATACCTATTTTAAACCCAGATGGCGCGCTGGTCTATACTAGGCTAAACGCTAATCAAGTCGATTTAAATCGAGATGCTCAAAACTTGTCGCAACCAGAGAGTGTAATTTTAAGGTCGGTTTTTAACAATTTTAAACCTCATTTTTGCTATAATCTGCATGGGCAACGCACTATTTTTGGGGCGGGAAACACCGGCCGTTCTGCTACAGTCTCCTTTCTTTCGCCTGCTCAAGACAAAAGTTGTAAACTTACAGCGAACCGAAAAATGGCTATGGAGGTAATTGCTGTTATGAATACCAAGCTTCAAAAGCTAATTCCCAATCAAGTTGGTGTTTATGATGATGCTTTTAATTTAAACTGTGTAGGTGACATGTTTCAAAGTGAAAATGTGCCTACTATTTTGTTTGAAGCAGGTCATTATAAGCGGGATTATAGTCGCGATAAAACACGTGAGTTTATTTACATAGCACTATTAGAATCTTTAGACTACATTGCCAAAAATGAGGTAAATGGGAGTTCTTATGAGGGATATTTAGGTATTCCTGAAAACGAAAAGTGTTTCTTTGATGTTATTATACGAAACGTTAAAACAACTGAGCAGACAACCCAGGATATTGCTTTTATGTATCAGGAAAAATTAATTAATAATAAAATAGAGTTTATACCCACAGTTGAAAAAATTGACGATTTAACTAATTATTTTGCTCATAAGGAGTTAGATGCGAATTACATGAGCGTGACCGATGAGCATGGAAATGGTTTAAAAGTTTTTAACGCAAACGATTTCGTAGTCATAAATAATAATAAAATTGCATTGTTTTAA
- a CDS encoding helix-turn-helix domain-containing protein, giving the protein MINSEAFAKRLQKVIDYYGESASSFAEEIGVQRSSISHILSGRNKPSLDFVLKILASFPEVELYWLLNGKGHFPPKAQEEPIHHKAPELKFEEITKPETTLDKQIERIVIFYRDGSFKNFEN; this is encoded by the coding sequence ATGATAAACAGCGAGGCTTTTGCTAAACGACTTCAAAAAGTAATAGATTATTATGGTGAATCTGCATCTTCTTTTGCAGAAGAAATAGGTGTACAACGCTCAAGCATATCTCATATTCTATCTGGAAGAAATAAACCGAGTTTAGATTTTGTTTTAAAAATACTCGCCTCTTTTCCCGAAGTTGAATTGTATTGGCTTTTAAACGGGAAAGGTCATTTTCCTCCAAAAGCTCAAGAAGAACCTATACACCATAAGGCTCCAGAATTAAAGTTTGAAGAAATTACTAAACCTGAAACAACCCTTGACAAACAGATTGAGCGTATTGTTATTTTCTATAGAGACGGAAGTTTTAAAAATTTTGAGAACTAA
- a CDS encoding DNA topoisomerase IV, with the protein MRVLFFVLMLGLFGCYETSRDCKDYKTGAFYSEVVIDNILYKSTFERTDDIQIETYNKKIDSSKLRWINDCEVIFKTINPKNRAEKKDIHLKILTTTDSSYTFEYSYVGESLKQKGVAYKIKK; encoded by the coding sequence ATGCGTGTACTGTTTTTTGTATTGATGCTTGGCCTTTTTGGCTGTTACGAAACTTCTAGAGATTGTAAAGATTATAAAACAGGAGCATTTTACAGCGAAGTTGTTATAGACAACATTCTTTATAAGTCGACGTTTGAAAGAACTGATGATATCCAAATTGAAACCTATAACAAGAAAATTGATTCGTCTAAATTACGATGGATAAATGATTGCGAGGTTATTTTTAAAACTATAAATCCTAAAAATAGGGCTGAAAAAAAGGATATTCATCTCAAAATTTTAACGACCACCGATTCGTCCTACACGTTTGAATATTCTTATGTTGGCGAATCTTTAAAACAAAAAGGTGTTGCTTATAAAATTAAAAAGTAA
- a CDS encoding hydrolase: MKQKILMYLFVFTALLVLFQYVNAKRTFDKLNIKLDLYREQSQKYKDSVAVLQDDILKLSHFNLERNEDAISYFENEGYQVSELIPFIKDELYRLNAVTGEHPIVPFSANEGKKMMINTVKLLNHKWIIADFSDGIYWGEIFLTYEVLEQNNIKFTAVESFLYPFD; the protein is encoded by the coding sequence ATGAAGCAAAAAATCTTAATGTATCTGTTTGTTTTTACCGCCTTGTTAGTGTTGTTCCAATACGTTAATGCTAAGCGAACATTCGATAAATTAAACATTAAATTAGATTTATATAGAGAACAATCGCAAAAATACAAGGACTCTGTGGCGGTTTTGCAGGATGATATATTAAAACTGTCGCATTTTAATTTAGAAAGAAATGAAGACGCTATTAGTTATTTTGAAAATGAAGGATACCAAGTTTCAGAATTAATCCCTTTTATTAAAGATGAGTTGTATAGATTAAATGCGGTTACTGGCGAACATCCTATTGTACCTTTTTCGGCAAATGAAGGAAAAAAAATGATGATTAACACCGTAAAGTTATTAAACCACAAATGGATTATTGCTGATTTTTCTGATGGTATATATTGGGGAGAAATCTTTTTAACTTACGAAGTTTTAGAACAGAATAATATAAAGTTTACTGCAGTAGAGTCGTTTTTATATCCGTTCGATTGA
- a CDS encoding MBL fold metallo-hydrolase: MKITFLGTGTSQGIPVIGCKHPVCLSDNPKDKRLRVSVLIEWNDFAYVIDCGPDFRQQMLNCGCEKINGILFTHEHADHVAGIDDIRPLCYMNGDMQIYAHERVIESIKNRFAYIFVKENKYPGSPTIITNSIENKPFNLSGMDVIPINADHYFVQVYGYRFNNFAYLTDIKTVDDQELEKLKNLKVLVLNALRIEPHISHLNLDEALAFVEKVKPEKAYFTHISHLLGFHDEVEKTLPQNVHLAYDGLQLDI; the protein is encoded by the coding sequence TTGAAAATCACATTTCTTGGCACAGGTACATCTCAGGGTATTCCAGTAATAGGGTGTAAGCATCCGGTTTGTTTAAGTGATAATCCAAAAGATAAACGCTTACGAGTTTCTGTTCTAATTGAATGGAACGATTTTGCTTACGTGATAGATTGCGGTCCAGACTTTAGGCAACAAATGCTTAATTGCGGATGCGAGAAAATTAACGGTATTTTATTTACTCACGAACATGCCGATCATGTTGCTGGCATAGACGATATTAGACCCTTGTGTTATATGAACGGGGACATGCAAATTTACGCACATGAGCGTGTTATAGAATCCATAAAAAACAGGTTTGCCTACATTTTTGTTAAGGAAAACAAATACCCAGGATCGCCCACAATAATTACTAATAGCATAGAAAACAAACCCTTTAATTTGTCAGGAATGGATGTGATACCTATTAACGCCGACCATTATTTCGTTCAAGTTTACGGGTATAGATTTAATAATTTTGCGTATTTAACTGATATTAAGACTGTTGATGATCAAGAGCTTGAAAAACTAAAGAATCTAAAAGTTCTAGTTCTTAATGCGCTGCGTATAGAACCGCATATTTCACATCTTAATCTAGATGAAGCTTTGGCCTTTGTTGAAAAAGTAAAACCAGAAAAAGCGTATTTTACTCATATTAGCCATCTTTTAGGGTTCCATGATGAAGTAGAGAAAACATTACCACAAAATGTTCACTTAGCTTACGATGGTTTGCAATTAGATATTTAA